Proteins encoded together in one Mycolicibacter minnesotensis window:
- the idsA2 gene encoding bifunctional (2E,6E)-farnesyl/geranyl diphosphate synthase translates to MSFKATAATTPSAAELAAAVTEQLRYYLRTRRTETAYIGDDYEALITGLEEFVLVGGKRLRPAFAYWGWRAITGRDADDGELLLFAALELLHACALIHDDVIDASATRRGNPTTHRKFAELHRSRGWRGSADQFGMSAAILLGDLSLVWADDIVASADLPADAQRRVRRVWSDIRTEVLGGQYLDIVAESCGVDSIASAMRVNTYKTASYTVVRPLQLGVAAAADRPDIEALFYELGTDLGVAFQLRDDVLGVFGDPAVTGKPSGDDLRSGKRTVLLAEAVELADKSDPVAADRLRTAIGTDLTEDQVRELCATIESVGALAAVEDRIDLLTRRAMAALEAAPIDEVAKAGLTDLARRLADRSA, encoded by the coding sequence CTGAGTTTCAAGGCAACAGCAGCTACTACACCGTCGGCCGCCGAACTGGCCGCCGCCGTGACCGAACAGCTGCGCTACTACCTGCGCACCCGCCGCACCGAGACCGCCTACATCGGCGACGACTACGAGGCGTTGATCACCGGCCTCGAAGAATTCGTGCTGGTGGGCGGCAAACGGCTGCGGCCGGCGTTCGCCTACTGGGGCTGGCGCGCCATCACCGGCCGGGACGCCGACGACGGTGAGTTGTTACTGTTCGCCGCCCTGGAACTGCTGCATGCCTGTGCGCTCATCCACGACGACGTGATCGACGCCTCGGCGACCCGCCGCGGCAACCCCACCACGCACCGCAAGTTCGCCGAACTGCACCGTTCCCGCGGGTGGCGGGGCTCTGCCGATCAGTTCGGGATGTCGGCGGCAATCCTGCTCGGCGACCTGTCGCTGGTGTGGGCCGACGACATCGTCGCCAGCGCCGATCTGCCCGCCGACGCACAGCGCCGGGTGCGCCGGGTGTGGTCAGACATCCGCACCGAGGTGCTGGGCGGTCAATATCTCGACATCGTCGCCGAATCGTGCGGCGTGGACTCGATCGCCTCGGCGATGCGGGTCAACACCTATAAGACCGCGTCCTACACCGTGGTGCGCCCGCTGCAGCTGGGTGTCGCGGCCGCGGCCGACCGGCCCGATATCGAGGCGCTGTTCTACGAATTGGGCACCGACTTGGGTGTGGCGTTCCAGCTGCGCGACGACGTGCTGGGGGTGTTCGGCGATCCCGCGGTGACCGGCAAGCCCTCCGGCGACGACCTGCGCTCCGGCAAACGCACCGTGCTGCTGGCCGAAGCCGTCGAGCTGGCCGACAAGTCGGACCCGGTGGCGGCCGACCGGCTGCGCACCGCGATCGGCACCGACCTCACCGAGGATCAGGTCCGCGAACTATGCGCGACGATCGAATCGGTGGGCGCGCTGGCGGCTGTCGAAGACCGCATCGACCTGCTGACCCGCCGCGCCATGGCCGCCTTGGAGGCCGCCCCCATCGATGAGGTCGCCAAAGCCGGGCTGACCGACCTGGCCCGCCGGCTCGCCGACCGGTCGGCCTGA
- the mraZ gene encoding division/cell wall cluster transcriptional repressor MraZ yields MFLGTYTPKLDDKGRLTLPAKFRDALAGGLMVTKSQDHSLAVYPRAEFEQLARRAAKASRSNPDARAFLRNLAAATDEQHPDAQGRITLSPDHRRYANLSKECVVIGSVDYLEIWDAQAWSDYQQTHEENFSAASDEALSDII; encoded by the coding sequence ATGTTCCTCGGCACCTACACGCCCAAGCTCGACGACAAGGGGCGGCTGACACTGCCCGCCAAGTTTCGGGATGCACTGGCAGGAGGGTTGATGGTCACCAAGAGTCAGGACCACAGCCTGGCCGTGTATCCCCGGGCGGAGTTCGAGCAGTTGGCCCGCCGGGCGGCCAAGGCTTCGCGTAGCAACCCGGACGCGCGAGCATTCCTGCGCAACCTGGCTGCGGCCACCGACGAACAGCACCCCGACGCCCAGGGCCGGATCACCTTGTCGCCCGATCACCGTCGCTACGCCAACCTCTCCAAGGAGTGCGTGGTCATCGGCTCGGTCGACTACCTGGAGATCTGGGACGCACAGGCCTGGAGCGACTACCAGCAGACGCACGAAGAGAACTTCTCCGCGGCCAGCGATGAAGCACTCAGCGACATCATCTGA
- a CDS encoding DUF3040 domain-containing protein: MPLSDHEQRMLDEIESALYAEDPKFASSVRGGALRTPTTRRRVQGMTLFVSGLVMLVSGIPFYATTSNPGFLILSVLGFVVMFGGVVFAITGNHVPAGKDGAAKQGGNAQRRVKGGSGTFSSRMEDRFRRRFEP, encoded by the coding sequence ATGCCACTCTCCGATCATGAACAGCGCATGCTCGACGAGATCGAGAGCGCGCTTTACGCCGAGGACCCCAAGTTCGCGTCCAGCGTTCGGGGTGGCGCACTGCGTACCCCCACCACCCGTCGGCGGGTGCAGGGAATGACCCTGTTCGTGTCCGGTCTCGTGATGCTGGTCTCCGGCATCCCGTTCTACGCGACCACCAGTAATCCCGGATTCCTGATCCTGAGCGTGCTCGGCTTTGTGGTGATGTTCGGCGGGGTGGTGTTCGCCATCACCGGCAACCATGTCCCCGCCGGTAAAGACGGTGCGGCCAAGCAGGGCGGGAACGCGCAGCGCCGCGTCAAGGGCGGCAGCGGTACCTTCTCCAGTCGCATGGAGGACCGATTCCGTCGCCGGTTCGAGCCTTAG
- a CDS encoding GNAT family N-acetyltransferase: MVTFLRDLSPREMADHLGEALRVYVTAMGYPPGTESQRAAMWLDHTRRNGWRAVAAFGNGDAGGIGEIVEQTTSPAEVGNAGLLGVAYGYSGGPDQWWQQQVVLGMQRRGMPPADIARATNSYFELTELHVAPHAQGSGVGEALARRLLAGRPEAGVLLSTPETNGEGNRAWRLYRRLGFIDVIRGHHFAGDPRPFAILGRPLPL, from the coding sequence TTGGTGACCTTCCTCCGCGATCTGTCGCCACGAGAGATGGCAGACCACTTGGGTGAGGCGCTGCGTGTCTACGTCACCGCGATGGGCTATCCCCCGGGGACCGAGAGTCAGCGCGCCGCCATGTGGCTCGATCACACCCGCCGCAACGGCTGGCGTGCGGTGGCCGCCTTCGGGAATGGCGATGCCGGCGGCATCGGCGAGATCGTCGAGCAGACCACGAGTCCTGCGGAAGTGGGCAACGCCGGACTGCTCGGGGTGGCCTATGGCTACAGCGGCGGCCCCGACCAGTGGTGGCAACAGCAGGTGGTGTTGGGCATGCAGCGGCGCGGTATGCCCCCTGCAGACATCGCACGGGCGACGAACAGCTACTTCGAGCTCACCGAACTGCATGTGGCGCCGCATGCACAGGGCAGCGGCGTCGGGGAGGCGTTGGCGCGACGGCTGCTGGCAGGCCGCCCGGAGGCAGGCGTGTTGCTGTCCACCCCGGAGACCAACGGCGAAGGAAACCGCGCCTGGCGGTTGTACCGGCGACTGGGTTTCATCGACGTCATCCGCGGTCATCACTTCGCCGGCGATCCCCGCCCCTTCGCCATCCTGGGCCGACCACTGCCGTTGTAG
- a CDS encoding peptidoglycan D,D-transpeptidase FtsI family protein, translating into MTRTERGTGPARRADSSATADRRKTRRAATPPAKMAKKTKAAKPGKTPKVTPEEGHSARDRRTRQATEMGLRSASFVFRHRTGNAVIFLVLALSAAQLFYLQVPRASGLRAEAAGQLKVTDIQQAMRGDIIDRTGDKLAFTIEARALSFQPVKIGKQLADAKKKDPSAPDPQLRLQEIAKEISTRLGNKPDSAALLKKLRSNETFVYLARAVDPAVAEQIIEKCPEVGSERQDLRQYPGGSLAANIIGGIDWDGHGLLGLEDSMDAVLAGTDGSVTYDRGSDGVVIPGSYRNRHKAVNGSTIQLTLDDDIQFYVQQQVQQAKNVTGAHDVTAVVLDAHSGEVLAMAGDNTFDPSQDVGRQEDRQLGNLAVSSPFEPGSVNKIITAASVIEYGLGHPDEVLQVPGSINIADVTVGDAWEHGVAPYTMTGVFGKSSNVGTLMLAQRVGPERWFDMAEKFGLGQRTGVALPGESAGLLPPVDQWSGSSFANLPIGQGLSMTLLQMTGMYQAIANDGLRVPPRIIKATVAADGSRTEEPRPEGVRVVSEQTAATVRNMLRSVVQRDPTGVQQGTGWQAAVDGYQVAGKTGTAQQINPACGCYYNDVYWITFAGIAPADNPRYVIGLMMNNPHRAADGSPGTSAAPLFHNIAGWLLQRHNVPLSPDPGPPLVLQAM; encoded by the coding sequence ATGACACGGACCGAGCGGGGAACCGGACCGGCACGTCGCGCCGACAGTTCGGCCACGGCCGACAGGCGAAAGACCCGCCGCGCTGCCACCCCGCCGGCCAAAATGGCCAAAAAGACCAAGGCCGCCAAGCCTGGAAAAACCCCGAAAGTGACTCCGGAAGAAGGGCATTCGGCCCGCGATCGCCGTACCCGGCAGGCCACCGAGATGGGCCTGCGCAGCGCCTCATTCGTCTTCCGGCATCGCACCGGCAATGCGGTCATCTTCCTGGTGCTGGCCTTGTCGGCGGCGCAGCTCTTCTACCTCCAGGTCCCTCGGGCATCCGGGCTGCGGGCCGAGGCCGCCGGACAACTCAAGGTCACCGACATCCAGCAGGCCATGCGCGGCGACATCATCGACCGCACCGGGGACAAGCTCGCCTTCACCATCGAGGCCCGAGCGCTGTCCTTCCAGCCGGTCAAGATCGGCAAGCAGCTCGCCGACGCCAAGAAGAAGGACCCGTCGGCCCCCGATCCGCAGCTGCGGCTGCAGGAGATCGCCAAAGAGATCTCCACGCGGCTCGGCAATAAGCCGGACTCCGCTGCTCTGCTGAAGAAGTTGCGCAGCAACGAGACGTTCGTCTATCTCGCTCGTGCCGTGGACCCCGCGGTGGCGGAGCAGATCATCGAGAAATGCCCGGAGGTCGGCAGCGAGCGTCAAGACCTGCGGCAATATCCGGGCGGCTCCTTGGCCGCCAACATCATCGGTGGCATCGACTGGGACGGCCACGGCCTGCTGGGCCTGGAGGACTCGATGGACGCGGTGCTGGCCGGAACGGACGGCTCGGTCACCTACGACCGCGGCTCGGACGGCGTGGTGATCCCGGGCAGCTATCGCAACCGCCACAAGGCCGTCAACGGATCGACCATCCAGCTCACCCTCGACGACGACATTCAGTTCTACGTGCAGCAGCAGGTGCAGCAGGCCAAGAACGTCACCGGCGCACACGACGTCACCGCCGTGGTGCTGGACGCGCACAGCGGTGAGGTGCTCGCGATGGCCGGCGACAACACCTTCGACCCCTCCCAGGACGTCGGACGCCAGGAGGACCGCCAGCTCGGCAACCTGGCGGTGTCCTCTCCGTTCGAACCGGGCTCAGTGAACAAGATCATCACCGCCGCCTCGGTCATCGAATACGGCCTGGGCCACCCCGACGAGGTTCTGCAGGTGCCCGGCTCGATCAATATCGCCGACGTCACCGTCGGCGACGCCTGGGAGCACGGTGTCGCGCCCTACACCATGACCGGCGTCTTCGGTAAGTCCTCCAACGTCGGGACCCTCATGCTGGCACAGCGGGTAGGACCCGAGCGCTGGTTCGACATGGCAGAGAAGTTCGGGCTCGGCCAGCGCACCGGCGTGGCACTTCCCGGTGAGAGCGCCGGTCTGCTTCCGCCGGTGGACCAATGGTCCGGCAGCTCCTTCGCCAACTTGCCTATCGGCCAGGGCCTTTCGATGACACTGCTGCAGATGACGGGGATGTATCAGGCCATCGCCAACGACGGTTTGCGAGTTCCGCCGCGGATCATCAAAGCGACCGTCGCCGCCGACGGCAGCCGCACCGAGGAGCCTCGCCCCGAAGGCGTTCGGGTGGTCTCGGAGCAGACCGCGGCGACCGTGCGCAACATGCTGCGTTCAGTGGTGCAGCGTGATCCGACCGGTGTTCAGCAGGGCACCGGCTGGCAGGCCGCCGTCGACGGCTACCAGGTCGCCGGAAAGACCGGCACGGCACAGCAGATCAACCCGGCCTGCGGTTGCTATTACAACGACGTCTACTGGATCACCTTTGCCGGGATAGCGCCGGCGGACAATCCGCGCTACGTCATCGGCCTGATGATGAATAACCCGCACCGCGCTGCCGACGGCTCGCCCGGTACCTCGGCGGCTCCGCTCTTCCACAACATCGCCGGATGGTTGTTGCAACGTCACAACGTGCCGTTGTCGCCCGACCCCGGGCCGCCGCTGGTGCTGCAGGCGATGTAG
- the rsmH gene encoding 16S rRNA (cytosine(1402)-N(4))-methyltransferase RsmH, translated as MKHSATSSEAHARASWPLSEPTLTYFPNVRFAPSGRDLEARVCGRAARRQSGRSSRMQAASHAIHWPQQGGVAVAEQGEFGHVPVLLDRCVELLAPALTRRSPDGRGATLVDATLGAGGHTERFLTEFPGLRVIGLDRDTTALDIAGTRLARFGDRLHPVRTRYDGITAALAESGLGATGSVDGVLFDLGVSSMQLDRVERGFSYAQDAPLDMRMDPQAELTAAEIVNTYDAAALTDILRRFGEERFASRIASYIVRRRAQTPFTSTGELTELLYQAIPAPARRTGGHPAKRTFQALRIAVNGELDSLRAALPAALDAVSVGGRVVVMAYQSLEDRIVKQLFAAATASRTPVGLPVELPGDEAKFTTLTRGAERAEADEVERNPRAGSVRLRAVERVHAGAIVASRGK; from the coding sequence ATGAAGCACTCAGCGACATCATCTGAGGCGCACGCCCGTGCCTCGTGGCCTCTGTCCGAACCGACCCTGACGTACTTCCCCAACGTCAGGTTCGCGCCGTCGGGCAGGGACCTCGAGGCAAGGGTCTGCGGGCGAGCCGCTCGCCGACAGTCCGGCCGATCGAGCCGGATGCAGGCCGCGTCTCATGCAATTCACTGGCCGCAACAGGGAGGTGTTGCTGTGGCCGAGCAGGGCGAATTCGGACATGTACCGGTTCTGCTGGACCGCTGTGTGGAGCTGTTGGCCCCGGCGCTGACTCGGCGATCGCCCGACGGACGAGGCGCCACGCTGGTCGATGCCACCCTGGGCGCCGGTGGCCACACCGAGCGGTTCCTCACCGAGTTCCCCGGTCTGCGCGTCATCGGCTTGGATCGTGACACCACTGCACTGGACATCGCCGGCACCCGGTTGGCCCGGTTCGGTGATCGACTGCACCCGGTGCGAACCCGCTATGACGGCATCACCGCGGCGCTGGCCGAATCAGGCTTGGGCGCAACCGGATCGGTCGACGGCGTGTTGTTCGACCTGGGCGTGTCGTCGATGCAGCTCGACCGGGTCGAACGCGGATTCTCCTATGCCCAGGACGCGCCGCTGGATATGCGGATGGACCCGCAGGCCGAGCTGACGGCTGCAGAAATCGTGAACACCTACGACGCAGCGGCACTGACCGACATCCTGCGCCGCTTCGGTGAGGAGCGTTTCGCGTCACGGATCGCCTCCTACATCGTGCGCCGCCGGGCGCAGACGCCGTTCACCTCGACCGGAGAACTGACGGAGCTGCTCTACCAGGCGATTCCGGCGCCGGCGCGGCGCACCGGAGGCCACCCGGCCAAGCGCACGTTTCAGGCGCTGCGGATCGCGGTCAACGGTGAGCTGGATTCGTTGCGGGCTGCTTTGCCTGCGGCACTGGACGCCGTGTCGGTGGGCGGACGTGTGGTGGTGATGGCCTACCAGTCGTTGGAGGACCGGATCGTCAAGCAGCTGTTCGCTGCCGCGACCGCGTCGCGTACGCCGGTCGGGCTGCCAGTCGAATTGCCCGGCGACGAAGCGAAGTTCACGACCCTGACTCGGGGGGCTGAGCGGGCCGAGGCGGATGAGGTCGAGCGCAATCCGCGGGCGGGTTCGGTCCGGCTGCGTGCCGTCGAGCGTGTTCATGCTGGGGCGATCGTGGCATCGAGGGGGAAGTGA
- a CDS encoding mycobacterial-type methylenetetrahydrofolate reductase produces the protein MTLNTVALELVPPNVERGPEHTIEEAHKVVRFAAEAGIEGQIRHILMPSMIAEDDDRPIEMKPKLDVLDFWNAIRPELPGVAGLCTQVTSFSDEAALRGRLGDLTGAGIEGVVFVGVPRTMADGEGSGIPPTDALATFRADVANRGVILIPTRADEIGRFNFKCDSGATFALTQLLYSDAIVPFLTEFAKHSDARPEILLSFGFVPTFENRTGLINWLIQDPGNASVAAEQDFVKTLADSEPDQRRKLMVDLYKRVIDGVADLGFPLSIHFEATYGVSAAAFRTFAQMLDYWSPRAR, from the coding sequence GTGACCTTGAACACCGTCGCACTCGAGCTTGTCCCACCGAATGTGGAACGCGGTCCCGAGCACACCATCGAGGAGGCGCACAAGGTTGTGCGGTTCGCTGCCGAGGCCGGCATCGAAGGGCAGATCCGCCACATCCTGATGCCGAGCATGATCGCCGAGGATGACGACCGGCCGATCGAGATGAAGCCCAAGCTCGACGTGCTGGACTTCTGGAACGCGATTCGGCCCGAGCTGCCGGGCGTGGCCGGCTTGTGTACCCAGGTGACCTCGTTCTCCGACGAGGCGGCGCTGCGGGGCCGGCTGGGCGATCTGACCGGTGCGGGGATCGAGGGCGTGGTCTTCGTCGGCGTGCCGCGCACCATGGCCGACGGCGAGGGCTCGGGCATCCCGCCCACCGACGCATTGGCGACCTTCCGTGCCGACGTGGCCAACCGCGGCGTCATCCTGATTCCCACCCGGGCCGACGAGATCGGCCGGTTCAACTTCAAATGCGACAGCGGCGCGACCTTCGCCCTGACCCAGCTGCTGTACTCCGACGCGATCGTGCCGTTCTTGACCGAGTTCGCCAAGCACAGTGATGCGCGCCCGGAGATCTTGCTGTCGTTCGGCTTCGTTCCGACGTTCGAGAACCGGACCGGCCTGATCAACTGGCTGATCCAGGATCCGGGCAATGCATCGGTGGCTGCCGAACAGGACTTCGTCAAGACGCTCGCCGACAGCGAACCCGACCAGCGGCGCAAGCTGATGGTCGACCTGTACAAGCGGGTGATCGACGGAGTCGCGGACCTGGGCTTTCCGCTGAGCATCCACTTCGAGGCCACCTACGGGGTTTCTGCGGCCGCGTTTCGGACGTTCGCGCAGATGCTCGACTACTGGTCGCCGCGGGCGCGCTGA
- a CDS encoding LppM family (lipo)protein codes for MVAVLALLLVTAPLAGCVRIRATITVSPNDQVSGQVIVAAKPRNDNDTGPKLSADLPFPQKVAVSNYSRDGYVGSQAVFSDLTFAELPQLAEMHRDAAGVDLSLRRAGNLVILEGRVDLTTLNDPESDVELSVSFPGEVTSTNGERIGADTVRWRLKPGVVSTMNAQARYTDPSTRAFAHAALWLILSTFAAAGAVAALAWYGRDRSPRFSTPDDNAG; via the coding sequence ATGGTGGCGGTACTCGCACTGCTTCTCGTCACGGCACCGTTGGCCGGGTGCGTGCGCATCCGGGCCACCATCACCGTCTCCCCTAACGATCAGGTCTCCGGCCAGGTCATCGTGGCGGCCAAACCGCGCAACGACAACGACACCGGGCCCAAGCTCAGCGCCGACCTACCTTTTCCCCAAAAAGTCGCGGTCTCGAACTACAGCAGAGACGGCTACGTGGGCTCCCAGGCGGTGTTCTCCGACCTGACCTTCGCCGAACTGCCGCAACTGGCCGAAATGCATCGCGACGCAGCCGGCGTGGACCTGTCGCTGCGCCGTGCCGGCAACCTGGTGATCCTGGAAGGCCGGGTCGATCTCACCACGCTCAACGACCCGGAGTCCGATGTCGAGTTGAGTGTGTCGTTCCCCGGCGAGGTGACCTCCACCAACGGTGAACGCATTGGCGCCGACACGGTCCGGTGGCGGCTGAAGCCCGGCGTGGTGAGCACCATGAACGCCCAGGCCCGCTACACCGACCCCAGCACGCGCGCCTTCGCCCACGCGGCCCTGTGGCTGATCCTGTCGACGTTCGCCGCGGCCGGAGCGGTCGCGGCGCTGGCCTGGTACGGCCGGGACCGCTCACCGCGGTTCAGCACGCCCGACGACAACGCCGGCTGA
- a CDS encoding UDP-N-acetylmuramoyl-tripeptide--D-alanyl-D-alanine ligase, translating into MIALSVAQVAEIVGGRLADITPEQAENSLITGTVEFDSRQIGPGSLFLALPGARADGHDHAASAVAAGAVAVLAARPVGVPAIVVSPADPVLSDSRTGALEHDDAVGSGAAVLAALAKLAAAVSAALVAKGLTIVGVTGSSGKTSTKDLIATVLAPLGEVVAPPGSFNNELGHPWTVLRADENTDYLVLELSARHRGNIAALAAIARPQIAVVLNVGTAHLGEFGSHEAIAETKAELAQAVPESGVVILNADDAAVAAMATKTVARVVRVSRATSADVWAGPVALDELARPRFTLHAGTGESEVRLGVSGDHQVGNALCAAAVALECGATPQQVADALAGTGPASRHRMQVSTRADGVTVIDDSYNANPDSMRAALQALAWIARGENPGAKRRSWAVLGEMAELGEDAISEHDRIGRLAVRLDVSRLIVVGVGRSMGAMLHGAVMEGSWGSEATAVPDVDAALDLLRAELESGDVVLVKASNSAGLTALAQALNSEEPGDRR; encoded by the coding sequence ATGATTGCGCTGAGCGTCGCGCAGGTCGCCGAGATCGTCGGTGGCCGGCTTGCCGACATCACCCCGGAGCAGGCCGAGAACAGCTTGATCACGGGCACAGTGGAATTCGACTCGCGCCAGATCGGCCCCGGTTCGTTGTTTCTGGCGCTGCCCGGTGCTCGGGCCGACGGCCATGATCACGCGGCATCGGCGGTGGCCGCTGGGGCGGTGGCGGTGCTGGCCGCTCGCCCGGTGGGAGTCCCGGCGATCGTCGTAAGCCCAGCCGATCCGGTCTTGTCCGACAGCCGCACCGGTGCCCTGGAACATGATGACGCGGTCGGCTCGGGCGCCGCCGTGCTCGCCGCGCTGGCCAAACTCGCCGCCGCGGTGTCGGCGGCGCTGGTCGCCAAGGGACTGACGATCGTCGGCGTCACCGGGTCGTCGGGGAAGACCTCCACGAAGGACCTGATCGCCACGGTGCTGGCGCCGCTGGGCGAGGTGGTGGCACCGCCCGGGTCGTTCAACAACGAACTGGGCCACCCGTGGACGGTGCTGCGGGCCGACGAGAACACCGACTATCTGGTGCTGGAGCTGTCGGCACGGCATCGCGGCAACATCGCCGCGCTGGCAGCCATCGCCCGCCCTCAGATCGCGGTGGTACTCAACGTCGGTACGGCGCACCTGGGAGAGTTCGGCTCCCACGAGGCTATCGCCGAGACCAAAGCCGAGCTAGCACAAGCGGTTCCGGAATCCGGTGTGGTGATCCTCAACGCCGACGACGCGGCGGTGGCCGCGATGGCAACCAAGACTGTTGCTCGGGTGGTGCGAGTCAGCCGCGCAACGTCCGCCGACGTGTGGGCCGGGCCGGTGGCGCTCGACGAGCTGGCTCGTCCGCGGTTCACCCTGCACGCGGGCACCGGCGAATCCGAGGTGCGCCTCGGGGTCTCCGGTGACCACCAGGTGGGTAACGCGCTGTGCGCCGCCGCGGTGGCACTGGAATGCGGCGCCACGCCCCAACAGGTGGCTGACGCCCTGGCCGGGACCGGACCGGCTTCGCGACACCGGATGCAAGTCAGCACCCGGGCCGACGGGGTGACCGTGATCGATGACTCCTACAACGCCAACCCGGACTCGATGCGGGCGGCGCTGCAGGCGCTGGCCTGGATCGCGCGCGGCGAGAATCCGGGGGCCAAACGGCGCAGTTGGGCGGTGCTGGGGGAGATGGCCGAGTTGGGGGAGGACGCGATATCTGAGCATGACCGCATCGGACGGCTCGCAGTGCGCTTAGATGTCTCTCGTCTCATTGTCGTCGGAGTAGGGAGATCGATGGGCGCGATGCTGCATGGCGCGGTCATGGAGGGATCCTGGGGTTCCGAAGCCACCGCGGTACCCGACGTCGACGCTGCCCTGGACCTGTTGCGCGCCGAACTGGAGTCCGGCGACGTGGTTTTGGTCAAGGCATCGAACTCCGCCGGGCTGACCGCGTTGGCGCAGGCGCTGAACAGCGAAGAGCCAGGAGATCGCCGATGA
- a CDS encoding UDP-N-acetylmuramoyl-L-alanyl-D-glutamate--2,6-diaminopimelate ligase has product MAVPAALRPDVGTGTPLRTLAGQIGAVAVTGDVVPELPIIGLTLRAQDVRPGDLFAALPGATTHGARFVGDAIARGAAAVLSDGAGVAEIGDSAAVSGTPVLVHPDPRSVLGGLAAQIYGHPSDRLTVIGITGTSGKTTTTYLVEAGLRSAGRSVGLIGTVGVRIDGVDLPSALTTPEAPALQALLAVMAQRGVDTVVMEVSSHALTLGRVDGIRFAVGAFTNLSRDHLDFHPTMADYFEAKARLFDPASPLHAARSVICVDDDAGAAMAARAAEPITVSASRRPADWALEQSSAGDSGGREFLAVDPAGVHHPVGIALPGDYNVANCLVALAILDSVGVSPEQAAPGLRQARVPGRMEPIERGQGFLALVDYAHKPGALAAVLATLRQELRDTPGRLAVVFGAGGDRDHGKREPMGRIAADAADLVVVTDDNPRGEDPADIRRAVLAGAAAGSAQVVEIGDRRAAIEHAVRWARPGDVVLIAGKGHESGQTAAGHTHPFDDRVELAQALEAREEHR; this is encoded by the coding sequence ATGGCGGTGCCTGCTGCTCTGCGCCCCGATGTCGGCACGGGTACCCCGCTGCGTACCTTGGCGGGCCAGATCGGCGCGGTCGCCGTCACCGGCGACGTGGTGCCGGAACTGCCGATCATCGGCCTGACCCTACGTGCCCAGGATGTGCGGCCCGGCGACCTGTTCGCGGCGCTCCCCGGCGCCACCACCCACGGCGCACGGTTCGTCGGCGATGCCATCGCCCGGGGTGCAGCGGCAGTGCTGTCCGACGGTGCGGGTGTTGCCGAGATCGGCGACAGCGCAGCCGTGTCCGGTACTCCCGTGCTGGTTCACCCGGATCCGCGGTCCGTGCTCGGCGGACTGGCGGCCCAGATCTACGGACATCCCAGCGATCGGCTCACTGTTATCGGCATCACCGGGACGTCCGGCAAGACCACCACCACGTACCTGGTCGAGGCGGGACTGCGGTCGGCGGGCCGCTCCGTCGGCCTGATCGGCACGGTCGGCGTACGCATTGACGGTGTCGACCTGCCCAGCGCACTGACCACCCCGGAGGCGCCGGCCCTGCAGGCACTGCTGGCGGTGATGGCGCAGCGGGGCGTGGACACCGTGGTGATGGAGGTGTCGAGCCACGCCCTGACGTTGGGGCGCGTCGACGGCATTCGGTTTGCCGTGGGTGCCTTCACCAACTTGTCCCGCGATCATCTGGACTTCCACCCCACGATGGCCGACTATTTCGAGGCTAAGGCCCGGTTGTTCGACCCGGCCTCGCCGCTGCATGCCGCGCGGTCGGTGATCTGTGTGGATGACGACGCCGGCGCGGCAATGGCGGCGCGGGCGGCGGAACCGATCACTGTGAGTGCTTCGCGCCGTCCGGCCGACTGGGCTCTGGAACAGTCCAGCGCGGGGGACTCTGGCGGGCGGGAATTCTTGGCCGTCGACCCCGCAGGGGTGCATCACCCGGTCGGAATAGCCCTTCCGGGTGACTACAATGTTGCGAATTGTCTTGTTGCACTGGCTATTTTAGACAGCGTCGGCGTTTCCCCCGAGCAGGCGGCGCCTGGTCTGCGTCAGGCGCGAGTGCCGGGACGGATGGAACCGATCGAGCGTGGCCAAGGGTTTCTGGCCTTGGTCGACTACGCGCACAAGCCGGGGGCGCTGGCAGCGGTGCTGGCGACCCTGCGCCAGGAGTTGCGCGACACTCCAGGGCGTCTGGCCGTGGTGTTCGGTGCCGGCGGTGACCGCGACCACGGTAAACGTGAGCCCATGGGGCGGATCGCCGCCGACGCGGCCGACCTGGTCGTGGTGACCGACGACAATCCGCGAGGCGAAGACCCCGCCGACATTCGCCGGGCCGTCCTGGCCGGCGCCGCGGCCGGTAGCGCGCAGGTGGTCGAGATCGGTGACCGGCGGGCGGCGATCGAGCACGCGGTTCGCTGGGCTCGGCCCGGTGATGTGGTGCTGATCGCGGGCAAGGGGCACGAGTCCGGCCAAACCGCAGCGGGCCACACCCACCCGTTCGACGACCGGGTGGAGTTGGCCCAAGCCCTGGAAGCGCGCGAGGAGCACCGATGA